From one Lycium ferocissimum isolate CSIRO_LF1 chromosome 5, AGI_CSIRO_Lferr_CH_V1, whole genome shotgun sequence genomic stretch:
- the LOC132055563 gene encoding RNA polymerase II degradation factor 1-like, giving the protein MDPPPIPSHITATPIVTNIAQQNYPDSASSSPRSRQNDTWDQESLPPVPGAKLRLMCSYGGHIIPRPHDKSLCYVGGDTRIVVADRHSSLSDLQTRLSHTLLNGRGFSLKYQLPNEDLDSLVSVTTDEDLENMIEEYDRTMSASPLKPSRLRLFLFLAKPETAASMGCLLADSKSETWFVDALNNASLLSRGLSDSAAVDNFLEIETIPKSDSGVNLDQAQNESLAANNRQMEKTPLIQEVQSTMPDSPMVETTSSFESSVSSPSMPNLPPIKVREDGQMTARFHDQMLGLDEQFSNAQKLDNGYIHVAAQAATPPLPTVIGGAAVMSSATLVNAAPATGENHGRVISDDEKSDHSALSARRKPPLPLQPIQRKVGDGYNLPSPDSKHAGGYNLQSPDSVASDSSIASGTSFSKHTVYQDAPPATGRETRVAPAVTDPKNNVMDYNSQIQMQQQVQDSVAMQVPQQNQQQQQQQFVPANAHYIQHTATGPVAYYQMYAPPTQQPLHQQMDQQYQMYYVPVPQTQPYNMTVQSNIADANAATASSQQQTPPNPTTLSPSAMFKEALPPIYPARTVQSTKPEMPANVYRTATQANPTVVQVPQSQFHQQYYGVPQVPPPSQQMAAVSNGAANFGYEYSHPMHEQVYYTQQTAPPLPSQYQTMTPTTAVLLSAQIAAENTTAQNRNP; this is encoded by the exons ATGGATCCTCCACCTATTCCTTCCCATATCACTGCCACTCCCATAGTTACCAATATTGCCCAACAAAACTATCCAGATTCTGCAAGCTCCTCTCCGCGCTCCCGGCAAAATGACACGTGGGACCAGGAGTCTCTGCCACCTGTCCCCGGTGCAAAACTCCGCCTCATGTGTAGCTATGGGGGTCACATCATTCCCCGTCCACACGATAAGTCCCTATGTTATGTTGGTGGTGACACCCGCATTGTGGTTGCTGACCGTCATTCCTCCCTCTCCGATCTTCAAACTCGCCTTTCCCATACTCTCCTCAATGGTAGGGGATTTTCCCTCAAGTATCAGCTCCCTAATGAAGATCTTGATTCCCTTGTATCTGTCACAACTGATGAAGACTTGGAAAACATGATCGAAGAATATGATCGCACAATGTCAGCTTCGCCTTTGAAACCTTCTCGTCTtcgtttgtttctttttcttgccAAACCTGAGACTGCTGCTTCCATGGGTTGCCTGCTTGCTGATTCCAAATCCGAAACATGGTTTGTTGATGCTCTCAACAATGCTAGTTTGCTCTCCAGAGGGCTTTCTGATTCAGCAGCTGTAGATAATTTCCTGGAAATTGAAACCATTCCGAAAAGTGATTCTGGTGTAAACCTGGATCAGGCTCAGAATGAATCCTTGGCTGCAAACAATAGGCAAATGGAAAAGACTCCATTAATCCAAGAAGTGCAATCCACTATGCCTGATTCACCAATGGTTGAAACAACCTCATCATTTGAATCCAGTGTTTCATCTCCATCTATGCCAAATTTGCCCCCAATTAAGGTCCGGGAAGATGGTCAAATGACTGCAAGATTCCACGATCAGATGCTCGGGTTAGATGAGCAGTTTTCAAATGCGCAAAAGCTGGATAATGGTTACATTCATGTGGCTGCACAAGCAGCAACACCCCCTCTTCCTACTGTGATTGGCGGTGCAGCCGTTATGTCATCAGCTACTTTGGTGAATGCTGCACCGGCTACAGGGGAAAATCATGGCCGGGTTATCTCTGATGATGAAAAATCAGATCATAGTGCGCTCTCTGCACGCAGAAAACCTCCATTGCCATTACAGCCTATTCAGCGGAAAGTTGGAGATGGTTATAACTTGCCATCACCTGATTCAAAGCATGCTGGAGGTTACAACTTGCAATCACCTGATTCTGTAGCAAG TGATAGCAGCATTGCATCAGGTACATCTTTCTCGAAACACACGGTTTATCAAGATGCACCTCCAGCGACAGGTCGCGAAACCAGAGTGGCTCCTGCTGTAACTGACCCCAAAAATAATGTTATGGACTATAACTCTCAAATTCAGATGCAGCAGCAAGTTCAGGATTCTGTAGCTATGCAAGTTCCACAGCAAAATcaacagcagcagcagcagcagttTGTTCCTGCTAACGCACATTACATCCAACATACTGCAACAGGTCCAGTGGCTTACTATCAAATGTATGCACCCCCAACCCAGCAACcacttcatcaacaaatggatCAGCAATATCAAATGTATTATGTGCCAGTACCTCAGACTCAGCCGTATAATATGACAGTGCAATCTAATATAGCTGATGCTAATGCTGCTACAGCTTCAAGCCAGCAACAAACACCACCAAATCCAACAACGCTTTCACCCTCAGCAATGTTTAAAGAAGCACTCCCACCGATTTATCCAGCAAGGACAGTCCAGTCCACTAAGCCTGAAATGCCTGCCAATGTATACAGAACAGCGACCCAGGCGAATCCAACAGTAGTTCAAGTTCCCCAAAGTCAATTTCATCAGCAGTATTACGGTGTTCCCCAGGTTCCTCCTCCATCACAGCAAATGGCTGCTGTTTCTAACGGCGCTGCTAATTTTGGCTATGAATATTCTCATCCTATGCATGAGCAGGTGTACTATACCCAACAAACAGCTCCACCACTTCCTTCTCAGTACCAAACTATGACCCCTACCACCGCAGTTTTATTATCAGCACAGATAGCAGCAGAGAATACCACAGCTCAGAACAGAAATCCATAG